In the genome of Populus trichocarpa isolate Nisqually-1 chromosome 6, P.trichocarpa_v4.1, whole genome shotgun sequence, one region contains:
- the LOC7485501 gene encoding protein CHLOROPLAST IMPORT APPARATUS 2 isoform X2: protein MSSPCISGGGRTYGFDLEIVKSSSTSSTRTSHTSSPSSTISESSNSPLAISTRKSRTPRKRPNQTYNEAAALLSTAYPNIFSTKHLTKSSKFTKPQDNSLLLDQSSDLLLPFRVFDNSGFLIHQPIQGKPSYGNESRFANFTDKSSCQSSGEVDFHGNSVELCDGLDEDFDAESILDEEFEEGIDSIMGHSSIGNEMVDEVPNGISSSFGGQMNSWYGSSMGYNFGGKSQYGHGIAMRRGVRALRHVDEGNWWDFPIVDMLQISPRLTTTVAATANANSNNGPECNSIPKPKPKPKLKLKPNSSSEKKKKKVEKPAVMEEKNVELKDENPVKENSIPQSSQGLILKLNYDHVLSEWSDRGSPFSDESMGCAEGNDVSAGTD, encoded by the exons ATGTCTTCTCCATGTATAAGTGGAGGTGGTAGAACCTATGGATTTGATTTAGAAATAGTCAAATCCTCATCTACTTCCTCAACAAGAACATCACACACATCTTCGCCATCTTCAACTATCTCTGAATCTAGCAATTCCCCGTTAGCAATCtcaacaagaaaatcaagaactCCTCGTAAAAGGCCTAATCAAACTTACAATGAAGCAGCTGCTCTTCTTTCCACTGCCTATCCAAACATTTTCTCCACCAAACACCTCACAAAATCTAGCAAATTCACCAAACCCCAGGACAACAGCCTCCTCCTTGACCAATCCTCCGACTTGTTATTGCCTTTTCGCGTCTTCGACAACTCTGGATTCCTAATTCACCAACCAATCCAAGGAAAGCCCAGTTATGGAAACGAGTCGAGATTTGCGAATTTTACAGATAAGTCCTCTTGCCAGAGCAGCGGGGAAGTTGATTTCCACGGGAATTCAGTGGAATTGTGTGATGGACTCGATGAGGATTTCGACGCGGAATCCATTCTTGATGAGGAATTTGAGGAGGGTATTGATAGTATTATGGGGCATTCAAGTATAGGCAATGAAATGGTTGACGAGGTGCCTAATGGCATTAGTTCTAGTTTTGGTGGTCAAATGAATTCTTGGTATGGGAGTTCAATGGGATATAATTTTGGCGGGAAATCACAATATGGTCATGGGATTGCAATGAGAAGAGGTGTTAGAGCTTTGAGGCATGTTGATGAAGGAAATTGGTGGGATTTTCCAATTGTTGATATGTTACAAATCTCTCCAAGACTCACCACCACCGTGGCCGCCACCGCAAATGCCAATAGCAACAATGGTCCAGAATGCAATTCAATTCCAAAGCCAAAGCCAAAACCAAAGTTGAAATTGAAACCCAATTCGAGCAgcgaaaagaagaaaaagaaagtagaGAAACCAGCTGTGATGGAAGAGAAGAATGTGgagttgaaagatgaaaatccAGTCAAGGAGAATTCTATTCCACAATCCAGTCAAGGGTtgatattgaaattgaattacGACCATGTCTTGAGCGAGTGGTCCGACCGTGGCTCGCCCTTTTCCGACGAAAGTATGGGGTGTGCTGAAGGAAATGATGTCTCT GCTGGCACAGATTGA
- the LOC7485501 gene encoding protein CHLOROPLAST IMPORT APPARATUS 2 isoform X1, translating into MSSPCISGGGRTYGFDLEIVKSSSTSSTRTSHTSSPSSTISESSNSPLAISTRKSRTPRKRPNQTYNEAAALLSTAYPNIFSTKHLTKSSKFTKPQDNSLLLDQSSDLLLPFRVFDNSGFLIHQPIQGKPSYGNESRFANFTDKSSCQSSGEVDFHGNSVELCDGLDEDFDAESILDEEFEEGIDSIMGHSSIGNEMVDEVPNGISSSFGGQMNSWYGSSMGYNFGGKSQYGHGIAMRRGVRALRHVDEGNWWDFPIVDMLQISPRLTTTVAATANANSNNGPECNSIPKPKPKPKLKLKPNSSSEKKKKKVEKPAVMEEKNVELKDENPVKENSIPQSSQGLILKLNYDHVLSEWSDRGSPFSDESMGCAEGNDVSARLAQIDLFSENGMREASVLRYKEKRRTRLFSKKIRYQVRKVNADQRPRMKGRFVRRPNPRSDEQEKKKKL; encoded by the exons ATGTCTTCTCCATGTATAAGTGGAGGTGGTAGAACCTATGGATTTGATTTAGAAATAGTCAAATCCTCATCTACTTCCTCAACAAGAACATCACACACATCTTCGCCATCTTCAACTATCTCTGAATCTAGCAATTCCCCGTTAGCAATCtcaacaagaaaatcaagaactCCTCGTAAAAGGCCTAATCAAACTTACAATGAAGCAGCTGCTCTTCTTTCCACTGCCTATCCAAACATTTTCTCCACCAAACACCTCACAAAATCTAGCAAATTCACCAAACCCCAGGACAACAGCCTCCTCCTTGACCAATCCTCCGACTTGTTATTGCCTTTTCGCGTCTTCGACAACTCTGGATTCCTAATTCACCAACCAATCCAAGGAAAGCCCAGTTATGGAAACGAGTCGAGATTTGCGAATTTTACAGATAAGTCCTCTTGCCAGAGCAGCGGGGAAGTTGATTTCCACGGGAATTCAGTGGAATTGTGTGATGGACTCGATGAGGATTTCGACGCGGAATCCATTCTTGATGAGGAATTTGAGGAGGGTATTGATAGTATTATGGGGCATTCAAGTATAGGCAATGAAATGGTTGACGAGGTGCCTAATGGCATTAGTTCTAGTTTTGGTGGTCAAATGAATTCTTGGTATGGGAGTTCAATGGGATATAATTTTGGCGGGAAATCACAATATGGTCATGGGATTGCAATGAGAAGAGGTGTTAGAGCTTTGAGGCATGTTGATGAAGGAAATTGGTGGGATTTTCCAATTGTTGATATGTTACAAATCTCTCCAAGACTCACCACCACCGTGGCCGCCACCGCAAATGCCAATAGCAACAATGGTCCAGAATGCAATTCAATTCCAAAGCCAAAGCCAAAACCAAAGTTGAAATTGAAACCCAATTCGAGCAgcgaaaagaagaaaaagaaagtagaGAAACCAGCTGTGATGGAAGAGAAGAATGTGgagttgaaagatgaaaatccAGTCAAGGAGAATTCTATTCCACAATCCAGTCAAGGGTtgatattgaaattgaattacGACCATGTCTTGAGCGAGTGGTCCGACCGTGGCTCGCCCTTTTCCGACGAAAGTATGGGGTGTGCTGAAGGAAATGATGTCTCT GCCAGGCTGGCACAGATTGATTTATTCTCAGAGAATGGAATGAGAGAAGCTAGCGTCCTGCGCTACAAAGAAAAGCGGCGTACACGCCTTTTCTCTAAGAAGATCAGATACCAGGTCAGAAAAGTCAACGCTGATCAACGGCCCAGAATGAAG GGAAGATTTGTGAGAAGGCCGAATCCAAGAAGTGATgaacaagagaagaagaagaagctgtga